In a genomic window of Telopea speciosissima isolate NSW1024214 ecotype Mountain lineage chromosome 5, Tspe_v1, whole genome shotgun sequence:
- the LOC122661790 gene encoding auxin-responsive protein SAUR21-like, with protein sequence MGTDVPASKVLQPKQKLKILSRCFSSKSENPKAVVPKGHIAVYVGETSQMRRFVIPISYLNHPSFQDLLYLAEEEFQFNHPMGVLTIPCKEDTFIAVISRLST encoded by the coding sequence ATGGGTACCGATGTACCTGCTTCTAAGGTTCTTCAGCCGAAGCAGAAACTCAAAATACTGTCTCGTTGTTTTTCCAGCAAAAGTGAAAATCCTAAAGCAGTAGTACCTAAAGGCCACATTGCGGTTTATGTTGGAGAAACATCCCAGATGAGAAGATTTGTGATTCCTATATCATACTTGAATCATCCTTCATTCCAAGACTTGTTATATTTAGCTGAAGAAGAATTTCAGTTCAATCATCCAATGGGTGTTCTCACAATTCCATGCAAAGAAGACACCTTCATTGCTGTCATTTCTCGTTTGAGTACCTAG
- the LOC122661789 gene encoding auxin-responsive protein SAUR21-like, whose translation MGIDLPSKVLQAKQKLKMQSRCFSSKSEIPKAAAVPKGHIAIYVGETSQKRRFVIPISYLNHPSFQGLLCLAEEEFQFNHPMGALTIPCKEETFIAVTSRLSSQFVSL comes from the coding sequence ATGGGTATCGATTTACCTTCTAAGGTTCTTCAAGCGAAGCAGAAACTCAAAATGCAGTCTCGTTGTTTTTCCAGCAAGAGTGAAATTCCTAAAGCAGCAGCAGTACCTAAAGGTCACATTGCAATTTATGTTGGAGAAACATCCCAGAAGAGAAGATTTGTGATTCCGATATCATATTTGAACCATCCTTCATTCCAAGGCTTGTTATGTTTAGCTGAAGAAGAATTTCAATTCAATCATCCAATGGGTGCTCTCACAATTCCATGCAAGGAAGAGACCTTCATTGCTGTTACTTCTCGTTTGAGTTCCCAGTTTGTTAGCTTATGA